From one Streptomyces sp. N50 genomic stretch:
- a CDS encoding oligopeptide/dipeptide ABC transporter ATP-binding protein: MTAALIQARELRVEYPGRAGGRVRALRDVDLDILQGETLGLVGESGCGKSTLGRALLRVIEPASGRIDFDGTDLTRLRGRQLRRTRAELQMVFQDPFGSLNPRRRIADIVAEPLLRSRGATRAEATKAVAELLDLVGLGAEAGARRPHEFSGGQRQRIGIARALASSPQFVVADEAVSALDVSIQAQVLNLLSDLVRDRGLTMLFISHDLGVVRHIADRIAVMYLGQIIEVASRDAFFAAPAHPYSRALLSSVPVLRPGETREQQVLEGELPDPANPPEGCLFRTRCPIATERCRTSAPELREIAPGRSVRCHLPLVSSEQHVASSD; the protein is encoded by the coding sequence ATGACCGCCGCGCTCATCCAGGCCCGCGAGTTGCGCGTCGAGTACCCGGGCCGGGCCGGCGGTCGGGTCAGGGCGCTGCGGGACGTCGACCTCGACATCCTCCAGGGCGAGACCCTCGGTCTGGTCGGCGAGTCGGGGTGCGGCAAGTCCACGCTCGGGCGGGCCCTGTTGCGGGTGATCGAACCCGCCTCGGGCCGCATCGACTTCGACGGCACCGACCTCACCCGGCTGCGCGGTCGCCAACTGCGCCGGACCCGGGCCGAGTTGCAGATGGTCTTCCAGGACCCGTTCGGTTCGCTGAACCCGCGCCGCAGGATCGCCGACATCGTCGCCGAACCGCTGCTCCGGTCACGCGGCGCCACCCGAGCCGAGGCCACGAAGGCGGTGGCCGAACTCCTCGACCTCGTCGGTCTCGGCGCCGAGGCCGGCGCGCGCAGGCCGCACGAGTTCTCCGGCGGCCAGCGCCAACGCATCGGCATCGCGAGGGCGTTGGCGTCATCACCGCAGTTCGTGGTGGCCGACGAAGCCGTCTCCGCGCTGGACGTGTCGATCCAGGCGCAGGTGCTGAACCTGCTCTCCGACCTGGTCCGCGACCGCGGCCTGACGATGCTGTTCATCTCGCACGACCTGGGCGTCGTCCGGCACATCGCCGACCGGATCGCGGTCATGTACCTGGGTCAGATCATCGAAGTCGCCTCACGTGACGCCTTCTTCGCCGCCCCCGCACACCCGTACAGCCGGGCCCTGTTGTCCTCCGTTCCTGTCCTACGGCCCGGCGAGACCCGTGAACAACAGGTGCTGGAGGGCGAGTTGCCCGATCCGGCGAACCCGCCCGAGGGCTGTCTGTTCCGCACCCGGTGCCCGATCGCCACGGAGCGGTGCCGGACCAGCGCGCCCGAGCTGCGCGAGATCGCGCCGGGCCGCAGTGTGCGCTGCCATCTCCCCCTGGTCTCCAGCGAGCAGCACGTCGCGAGTAGCGACTAG
- a CDS encoding ABC transporter ATP-binding protein, protein MTSAPVLEVRDLRVQFEVPGGRLPAVDGVDLTLRQGEVLALVGESGSGKSALSMSLVGLNRGPRTHISGEVAFKGRDLVAASERELRGVRGKDIAVVFQDALAALNPLHRAGAQVSEMIRAHRDVTRGQAMDRAVELLGEVGIAGPDRTARAYPHQLSGGMRQRVMIAMGLANDPAVLIADEPTTALDVTIQAQVLAVLKRVQRDHGTSVLLITHDLGVVAEVADRVAVMYAGRIVEQGLREEVLFHPQHPYTMGLLGSVPPIDGPVVRRLPTIAGSPLTGVDRPAGCAFAPRCPFVHDACSERPVLRQRHGEDGHLDACVLPSPARATARSQGGIA, encoded by the coding sequence ATGACGTCAGCGCCCGTGCTCGAAGTCCGGGATCTGCGCGTCCAGTTCGAGGTTCCGGGCGGCCGGCTGCCCGCCGTGGACGGAGTGGATCTCACCCTCCGCCAGGGCGAAGTCCTCGCCCTGGTCGGCGAGTCGGGCTCCGGGAAATCCGCCCTGTCGATGAGCCTGGTCGGCCTGAACCGGGGTCCCCGCACCCACATCAGCGGCGAGGTGGCCTTCAAAGGGCGTGACCTGGTGGCCGCGTCGGAGCGGGAGTTGCGCGGTGTGCGCGGCAAGGACATCGCGGTCGTCTTCCAGGACGCGCTGGCCGCACTCAACCCGCTGCACCGGGCGGGCGCCCAGGTCTCCGAGATGATCCGCGCCCACCGTGATGTGACGCGAGGTCAGGCGATGGACCGGGCTGTCGAGTTGCTCGGCGAGGTCGGCATCGCGGGCCCGGACCGCACGGCCCGCGCCTACCCCCACCAACTCTCCGGGGGCATGCGCCAACGCGTGATGATCGCGATGGGTCTGGCCAACGACCCCGCCGTACTGATCGCCGACGAACCCACCACCGCACTCGACGTCACCATCCAGGCCCAGGTCCTCGCCGTCCTCAAGCGTGTCCAGCGCGACCACGGCACCTCCGTCCTGCTGATCACCCATGACCTGGGTGTCGTGGCCGAGGTCGCCGACCGCGTGGCGGTGATGTACGCGGGCCGGATCGTGGAGCAGGGGCTGCGTGAGGAGGTGCTGTTCCACCCCCAACACCCTTACACCATGGGCCTGTTGGGCTCGGTCCCGCCGATCGACGGTCCTGTCGTACGACGGCTGCCGACCATCGCGGGCAGTCCGCTGACCGGGGTGGACCGGCCGGCCGGGTGCGCGTTCGCTCCCCGGTGTCCGTTCGTCCACGACGCGTGTTCCGAGCGGCCCGTGTTGCGGCAACGGCACGGCGAGGACGGGCACTTGGACGCCTGTGTGCTGCCCTCCCCCGCCCGTGCCACGGCCCGCTCCCAGGGAGGGATCGCATGA
- a CDS encoding alpha/beta hydrolase — protein MDIVLVHGAGGRPTTWSAVQPLLAARGHRLFTVTNPMTSLEDDVANTAAVLEETTGPVLLAGHSYGGAVISNVGRDPRVKGLVYIAAFGPDEGETVNEIVERYEEAEISKYMRRGPNGEWKSETSEAFWAEIGPDLSAEQRAVVEAEGRKADNLIFTQPTGVPAWRTLPSWYLVADDDRTLRPEIQNDMSARMKATVEHVPGSHYTTLVWPERVADLIHTAAVAVGGDA, from the coding sequence ATGGACATCGTGCTGGTCCACGGCGCCGGCGGACGGCCGACGACCTGGTCGGCGGTGCAGCCCCTGCTGGCAGCTCGCGGCCACCGGCTGTTCACCGTCACCAACCCGATGACCTCACTGGAGGACGATGTCGCCAATACGGCGGCCGTGTTGGAGGAGACGACGGGCCCGGTGCTGCTGGCCGGACACTCCTACGGCGGCGCGGTCATCAGCAACGTCGGCCGCGATCCTCGGGTCAAAGGCCTTGTCTACATAGCCGCGTTCGGGCCGGACGAGGGCGAGACGGTCAACGAGATCGTCGAGCGGTACGAGGAGGCCGAGATCTCCAAGTACATGCGGCGCGGACCCAACGGTGAGTGGAAGTCCGAGACCAGCGAGGCGTTCTGGGCGGAGATAGGTCCCGATCTCTCGGCGGAGCAGCGGGCCGTCGTGGAGGCGGAGGGGCGCAAGGCCGACAACCTCATCTTCACGCAGCCGACCGGTGTACCGGCCTGGCGCACGCTGCCCAGTTGGTATCTGGTCGCCGACGATGACCGCACGCTCCGCCCGGAGATCCAGAACGACATGTCGGCCCGTATGAAGGCGACTGTCGAGCACGTGCCGGGCAGCCACTACACGACCCTCGTGTGGCCGGAGCGCGTCGCCGACCTGATCCACACGGCGGCCGTGGCCGTGGGCGGCGACGCATGA
- a CDS encoding ABC transporter permease, which translates to MTTALLPLPRPKWAAGTALLVLRRLAVIPVVLFALASLVFLAMRLLPGSPATSLAAGGNNLSASELAANEARVNKALGLDRPLVVQYGSFLNDLVHLRLGTSFYGSNSVLGLLGDALPATIELTLAAMTIAVLLGVVTGVIAALRKGSWIDNSTRAVATVSFSLPWFALGVLGIVVFGVWLRWLPVLGRLPSSLDYNPTTNFVLLDAILQNRPELVWPWIQHLILPAVTLALSMAGFITRIVRASVLEVLDDDFVRTARMKGLSEGVVIRHHVLRNSWLPIVTVLGLQFGSLLGGSVITETVFSYAGVGRLLVQGVLQRDYPVVQGAALAIALLFTLVNHAVDLLYTVLDPRLRKG; encoded by the coding sequence ATGACCACCGCCCTGCTCCCCCTCCCCCGCCCCAAGTGGGCAGCGGGAACAGCCCTGTTGGTCCTACGACGGCTCGCGGTCATCCCCGTCGTCCTGTTCGCCCTGGCCAGCCTGGTGTTCCTCGCGATGCGCCTGCTCCCCGGCTCACCGGCGACCTCGCTCGCGGCCGGCGGCAACAACCTCTCGGCGTCCGAACTGGCCGCGAACGAGGCGCGCGTCAACAAGGCACTCGGCCTCGACCGACCCCTCGTCGTCCAGTACGGCAGCTTCCTCAACGACCTGGTGCATCTCCGGCTCGGCACCTCGTTCTACGGCTCCAACAGCGTCCTGGGTCTCCTCGGCGACGCCCTCCCCGCCACCATCGAGTTGACGCTCGCGGCGATGACGATCGCGGTGCTGCTCGGTGTCGTCACCGGTGTCATCGCCGCGCTGCGCAAGGGGAGTTGGATCGACAACTCGACCCGGGCCGTGGCCACGGTGAGCTTCTCGCTGCCCTGGTTCGCACTCGGCGTGCTCGGCATCGTCGTGTTCGGCGTGTGGCTGCGCTGGCTCCCGGTCCTGGGCCGGCTGCCCAGCTCCCTGGACTACAACCCGACCACCAACTTCGTCCTCCTGGACGCGATTCTGCAGAACCGCCCCGAGCTGGTGTGGCCCTGGATCCAGCATCTGATCCTGCCCGCCGTCACGTTGGCGCTGTCGATGGCCGGGTTCATCACCCGCATCGTGCGCGCCTCCGTGCTGGAGGTCCTCGACGACGACTTCGTGCGCACCGCCCGGATGAAGGGCCTGAGCGAGGGCGTGGTGATCCGCCACCACGTGCTGCGTAACTCCTGGCTGCCCATCGTGACCGTCCTCGGGCTCCAGTTCGGCTCCCTGCTGGGCGGTTCGGTGATCACCGAGACGGTCTTCTCGTACGCCGGTGTCGGCCGCCTGCTCGTCCAGGGCGTCCTGCAACGCGACTACCCCGTCGTGCAGGGCGCCGCCCTCGCCATCGCCCTCCTCTTCACCCTGGTCAACCACGCGGTGGACCTGCTGTACACGGTCCTCGATCCGCGGCTACGGAAAGGATGA